A stretch of Desulfuromonas acetexigens DNA encodes these proteins:
- a CDS encoding phenylacetate--CoA ligase family protein — protein sequence MNPYLVRKIVYPLHEKLMGRRTFEYLAELERLQWASPAELEELRFRKLRELLLHVRQNIPFYAERFAQAGFDPTKMQALDDLEKLPFLTKAEIKQNLERMTWKECPGGLHRYNTGGSSGEPLIFYFDKRRQAYDKAARMLTHDWWGAEVGDKELYLWGSPVEATRQDRMKELRDVLTNERLLSAFELSEAKFPEIVAAFAEFKPKSLFGYPSTIELFGRMAEKRGENLTRLGVQVVFATAELLYDHQRQAISRQFGGIPVADGYGSREGGFVSHECRMGRHHIIDPNYVVEFIRDDQAVAPGEDGEIVLTHLDAWGMPLIRYKTGDVAQPGEGACACGRSFATMQGIRGRTTDFVVTPDGRWQHALSVIYIVRDVAGVDEFKIVQHELEDVQVLVKTIPNLYPTDGDARIVAGIKKRMGDSVRVRVEKVDSIPREGSGKHRYVVSKVAQKGL from the coding sequence ATGAATCCGTATCTGGTGCGCAAGATCGTTTATCCCCTGCATGAGAAGCTCATGGGCCGCCGGACCTTCGAGTATCTCGCTGAACTGGAGCGCTTGCAGTGGGCGTCGCCCGCCGAACTGGAGGAGTTGCGTTTCCGCAAGCTGCGCGAACTGCTGCTGCACGTCCGGCAAAACATTCCCTTCTACGCCGAGCGTTTCGCCCAGGCGGGTTTCGACCCGACGAAGATGCAGGCGCTCGACGATCTCGAGAAGTTGCCATTTCTGACCAAAGCCGAGATCAAGCAGAATCTTGAACGCATGACTTGGAAGGAATGCCCCGGCGGCCTGCACCGCTACAACACCGGTGGCTCGTCGGGAGAACCGCTGATTTTCTATTTCGACAAGCGCCGCCAGGCTTACGACAAGGCGGCGCGAATGCTGACCCACGACTGGTGGGGAGCGGAGGTCGGCGACAAGGAACTTTACCTGTGGGGTTCGCCGGTGGAGGCGACCCGCCAGGACCGGATGAAGGAGCTGCGCGATGTGCTGACCAACGAACGGCTGCTCAGCGCCTTCGAACTGTCCGAGGCGAAGTTCCCCGAGATCGTCGCCGCTTTTGCCGAATTCAAGCCGAAAAGCCTCTTCGGTTATCCGAGCACCATCGAACTCTTCGGCCGGATGGCGGAAAAACGCGGCGAGAATCTGACCCGGCTGGGGGTGCAGGTGGTCTTCGCCACCGCCGAACTGCTCTACGACCATCAGCGCCAGGCGATCAGCCGCCAATTCGGCGGCATCCCGGTGGCCGACGGTTACGGTAGCCGCGAAGGGGGGTTCGTTTCCCACGAGTGCCGCATGGGCCGACATCACATCATCGATCCCAACTATGTCGTCGAATTCATCCGTGACGACCAAGCCGTCGCACCGGGCGAGGACGGCGAAATCGTCCTGACCCATCTCGATGCCTGGGGCATGCCGCTGATCCGTTACAAGACCGGCGACGTGGCCCAACCCGGCGAAGGGGCCTGCGCCTGCGGCCGGAGTTTTGCGACCATGCAGGGCATTCGCGGCCGCACCACCGATTTCGTGGTCACGCCCGACGGTCGCTGGCAGCACGCCCTGTCGGTGATTTATATCGTCCGCGACGTGGCGGGGGTCGACGAATTCAAGATCGTGCAGCACGAGCTGGAAGACGTGCAGGTGCTGGTGAAAACCATTCCGAATCTCTATCCGACCGACGGCGACGCGCGGATCGTGGCGGGCATTAAGAAACGTATGGGCGACAGCGTGCGAGTGCGGGTCGAGAAGGTCGACAGCATTCCCCGGGAAGGCTCGGGCAAACACCGCTATGTGGTTTCAAAGGTGGCGCAAAAGGGGTTGTGA
- a CDS encoding nucleotidyltransferase domain-containing protein encodes MKILDRSRPPVSILDFPPDEIRNFLRQKLAAKGVHEAYIFGSFADGTCTPWSDLDLLAVMPSEEPFIERPRAFADLQDLGVPIDLLIYTPEEFAGMQADPTAFWKAFQRRNVRIL; translated from the coding sequence ATGAAAATCCTTGACCGTAGCCGACCGCCAGTCAGCATCCTCGATTTCCCACCCGATGAAATCCGCAACTTTCTGCGACAAAAACTTGCCGCAAAGGGCGTTCATGAAGCCTACATCTTCGGCTCCTTCGCCGACGGCACCTGCACGCCCTGGTCGGATCTCGACCTGCTCGCGGTCATGCCAAGCGAAGAACCCTTCATCGAACGCCCCCGCGCCTTCGCCGACCTTCAGGATCTGGGGGTTCCCATCGACCTGCTGATCTACACTCCCGAGGAATTCGCAGGGATGCAGGCCGACCCCACAGCCTTCTGGAAGGCATTCCAGCGCCGGAATGTGCGGATTCTCTGA
- a CDS encoding HEPN domain-containing protein: MNRHLDWLRQAENDLEWAEHSFQGGFFAQTCFIAQQASEKALKAYCFFKGFDIVRTHSLYQIIKSLGENGILEKHARELDLFYISARYPDAFPAGAPFEIITTEQAQRAIEAATEIFKILRERLPDENP, from the coding sequence ATGAATCGGCATCTCGACTGGCTACGACAGGCGGAAAACGATCTGGAATGGGCGGAACACTCTTTTCAGGGTGGATTCTTTGCCCAAACCTGTTTCATCGCCCAACAGGCCAGTGAAAAAGCGCTCAAGGCCTACTGCTTCTTCAAGGGCTTCGACATCGTTCGTACCCACTCCTTGTATCAGATCATCAAATCGCTGGGCGAAAACGGTATTCTCGAAAAACACGCCCGGGAACTCGACCTTTTCTACATCTCCGCCCGCTATCCCGATGCCTTCCCCGCCGGCGCGCCCTTCGAAATCATCACTACCGAGCAAGCGCAACGGGCTATTGAGGCGGCCACGGAAATTTTCAAGATTCTCCGCGAACGGCTCCCCGATGAAAATCCTTGA